The sequence below is a genomic window from Shinella zoogloeoides.
CGCCCTCATCGAGCAGTTCGAGACCGTTGTTGATCGCGCCGACGGGCGAGATGACGTCATGGCAGACACGGCTGCAAAGAAGCGCTGCCAGATCGGGACCGGCCAGCGTAAGGTTCAGATTTTTAGCCATAAAATTCTCCCAGATCCACGCATTGTTTCATCGCGGGACGCCTAGCGAAAGGCGCACGCGGGGACATTCCGCGCGACGCATAGCACGCCTGAATTGCGCGAGGCGTGCTCGATTTAAAGACAGCCATAATGACACCACATTTGGTAAACCGATTGTTAATATCATCGGATCAAATTGCGCATGAAACGGGGCCGAGTCATAGGGAAGGCGAACGGACATGGGTATTTCAAATCCGGCGAAGATGGCTTTCAGGATCGCCGCGGCGGTGTTCGTCGCGCTCCTTCTGGCATTGCCGGCCAGAGCGCAGCAGAGCGGCAGCCAGTATTCCATGCAGGAGATCGTCGACGCCGGCCACGGCTTCTTCGGCGAAACGTCCGGCGGCCTTGCCAAGCTGGTCGAGCGCGCCTTCGAATCCTATGGCCTGCCGAACGGCTACATCCTCGGCCAGGAAGGCTCCGGTGCGTTCGTGGCGGGCCTGACCTATGGCGAAGGCACGCTCAATACCAAGAATGCCGGCCAGCATTCCATCTTCTGGCAGGGCCCCTCCCTCGGCCTCGACTGGGGCGGCCAGGGCAGCCGCACGATGATGCTCGTCTACAATCTGCCCGACGTGAACTCTCTCTACGACCGTTTCGGCGGCGTTTCGGGCTCGGCCTACGTGATTGCCGGCCTCGGCATGCAGGTCAACGTCAACCGCGATATCGTGCTCGTGCCGATCCGCACCGGCGTCGGCGCCCGTCTCGGCATCAATGCCGGCTACCTGAAGCTGACGCGCGAACCGACCTGGAACCCCTTCTGATCGGCCCTGGCGCCCACGCGATCGAATGAACCGGCCGCCTCGCCCGTCAGGTTAACCGAAAGTTGATTTCGCAGGAACGCCCCCTGTGCAAGCTCGAACGAGCCGCTATAGTGCGCTCGTTCGAGATCCGTTTTGGGCCATGTTTGGAACGAGTTGACCCGTGATCGAGTATGCTCTCCTCTTCGCGCTCGGCTTTCTTGCTGCCACGCTGACCGGCTTGCTCGTCGCGCCGGCGATCAAGGAGCGCATCGTCAAGTTCACCGAGGCGCGCATGCGCGCCACCATGCCGCTGAGCCCGCAGGAAGTGCGCGCACAGAAGGACATGGCCCGCGCCGCCTATGCCGCCGAAAACGCCCGCCTTTCGCAAAGCGTGCGGCGCGAGCGGGAAAAGCACACGCTGGAAATGGTCAAGAACGAAAAGCTGCTTGCCGGAGCGGCGGCGATCGGCACGGAAAATGCCGAACTGCACGCCCAGATCGCCGACATGAATATCGAGGCCGGCGACATGCGCTCGGTGATCCGGCGCGAGGAGATGAAGAGCGAGCAGTTGAGGACAGCGCTTGCCGCCGCCGACCGCGATGTCCGCGCGAAGGCGGCGGATATCGAGAAGCTCAACGGCAGCATCAGCCATCTGCGCGCCGACATCGACAACATGAAGATCGATCTTGCGACCCGTGACACGGCGCTGGAGAACCTCAAGAGCCGCATCGGCAACCTGAAGGACGAGCGCGACAAGCTGCGCGAGGACCTGAAGGCGGCCAGCGAGAAGGCGAAATCGTTCGAAATCCGCCTGACGCGCGAAGAGACCCGCGTGCGCCAGCTCGAAACGAGGCTCACGCGGGAACTTGCGGGCAATGCCGACAAGGACAATGCGATCGAACGGCGCATCGCAGAAATCGGCCGCCTGCGCGAAAAGGTGAAGACATTGACGGCGGAGAACAAGGAAGTGGCGAAGGGCGCCCGCTCCACCGGAATTGCCCGGACGATCCCGGCCGGCAAAACGCCGCCCCGCCGCACGGAGACGATCCAGCCGGTGCCGCCCATCGACATCGCCGCCCTGGAAGAGGACGTGCGCAACCAGGGCACCGCCCTGACGGAGCGCCTGCTCGCCGCCAGGACCGACACCAATGACGGAGCGTTGCGCGAGGAAATGGCCGATCTCGCCAGCAAGATGATCGTGCTGACCGCCGCACGCGAGGGCGCAAGCTCGCCGGTGCACGAACTCATCGCCACGCTCGATCCCGCCCTAGACGGCGACGACCGCAGCCTTGCCCAGCGGGTGCGCGAGCGGATCGGCCGCGACGAGGCCTGACCCGAACGGAGCCGCACGATGAAGGCACTGATCCTGGCGCTCGCCCTCGGCCTCACGGGCGCAAACGCTCCCTCTCCCAAACAGGAAGCGACCGTCGCCGGCCAGTATTGCGGCCGTCTTTGGAGCAGTGGCGCGCTTGTCCAGGTGGAAACCGACTTCACCGTCGAAAGTGACGGCCGGCTGAGCGGCACCTATCGCTTCGCCGACTATGGCGGCATGACGCCCGGCACCCTGGCCGAAGCCGCACCCGTGACGGGTCTCGCGCACACGCTCGACTGGCAGGACAAATACGGCAGCGGCAAGCTTTCCATCACCTTCAAGCCGGACTACAGCGGCTTTACCGGTACATGGCAGGACCGGACCAGGACGCCGAACGAATTGTGGGACGGCGTGCGCTGTTGAGCGGCCTCAGCCGACACGTTCCATGGCAAGCGCGATCTGGTAGAGCGCGATGCCGCTCGCCGTCGCGACATTGAGGCTGTCGAGGCCCGGGCGCTGCGGGATGCGCGCCGTGCGGAACGACGACAGGATGACTTCCGGCAACCCTTCACCTTCCGTGCCGAGCACCAGCGCGATTCGCCGCGCCGCTGGAATAGATGCGACCGGCACGTCGCCGCGCGGCGAAAGCCCCCATATCTCGAAACCCGCCTCCGCCAGCCCCTGCAGCATCACCACCGCCGAGAGGCCACGCGAGAAGGGCACCGTCAGCACCGAGCCGACCGATACGCGCACTGCCTTGCGGTAGAGCGGATCGCAGGAGGTTTCGTCGAGGAACACCGCGTCCGCACCGAAGGCGGCGGCGTTGCGGAAGATCGAGCCGACATTGTCGTGATTGGAAAGGCCGCAGCCGGCGAGCACGAGGCTCGTTTCCGGCAGGCGCCCGAGAAGCGTCGCGCCGATTTCCGCCGCCGGCTTGCGGCCAAGCGCCAGCACGCCGCGATGCATGTCGAAGCCGGCAACCGCGTTGAACACCGCCTGGGAGGCGACATAGACCGGCACGGTCTGCGGGAAGGAGGCCAGCACGTCGGCAACACCGGCAAGCCGGTTTTCGAGGAGCAGGATGGCTTCCGCCGCAAAACCGTTCCCGAGTGCCCCGGCCTCGCCGAGCATGCGCAGCACGACCGTGCCTTCGGCGATGAACAGGCCGTCGCGGCCGGTCAGGTCCCGCTCGCGGATCGAGACGAAGCCGGCAATGCGCGGATCACCGGGATCGTCGATACGGACGGGATCGGCCGCCATGCCGGTCAGTTGCCCTTGACGTCGATCTCGGCGACGGTGCGCGCGGTGGCGATGTCGAAGAGGAAGGCCTTGCGCACGCCATCGGCCATCACGCCGTAGAACAGGATCTGCCCGCCCGCCTGGGAGACGGCCGAAACGGCAAAGCCGTCGGGCAGCGTCGCGGTCGCCTTGACCGGCGCGTCGCTCGGCACGGCAAGACCGCCCGCGGCGGAGGCGACGGCTTCAGGCTTGCCATCGCGCGTGTTGATCTTATAGACAATGGCCGCGAGCACCGCCATGAACATCAACAGCATGATGCCGCCCGACACGAGTTGCAGGCGCATCATCTTGCGGCGAACATTTTCCATCACGGGGTCGAGCGGCTTGTCTTCCTGATCGTCGGTTTCGATGTTGGACATGGCAGGCGCCCTTCCGGCAATGAGTAGAATTGAACGATGACCGACCCCTTTAAAGAAGCCGAGGCCACAAGAAAAGTCCTGACGGCGCCGGAAGACGCGGAAGGACGCATCGACGCCTGGCTCGCCGCGATGCTTGCCGACGATTTCTCGCGCAGCCGCATCAAGGCGATGATCGAGGAGGGCGCGGCCAGCGTCAACGGAGCGGTCATGACCGAGCCGAAGCGCAAGGTGCATCCGGGCGACGTCATCGAAATCACCCTGCCGGCGCCGCGCGACCCCGAACCGCAGGGCGAGGACATCCCGCTCGAGGTGCTCTACGAGGACGACGACCTTATCGTGCTCGTCAAGCCCGCCGGCCTCGTCGTGCATCCGGGCGCCGGCAACTGGACGGGCACGCTCGTCAGCGCGCTCATCCACCACTGCGGGACGAGCCTGTCCGGCATCGGCGGCGTACGCCGGCCCGGCATCGTGCATCGGCTCGACAAGGAAACGAGCGGCGTGATGGTCGTGGCCAAGAACGACATCGCCCACCGCCACCTCTCCGACCAGTTCGCCGACCATGGCCGCACCGGCCCGCTGGAGCGCGCCTACCAGGCGATCGTCTGGGGCCGCCCGCGCCAGTTGAAGGGCACGATCGACGCACCGCTCGGCCGCGGCACGGACCGCACGAAGCGCGCCGTCAAGCGCGAGGATGCCGACGACGCACGTGAGGCGATCACCCACTACGAGGTGGTCGAGCGCTATGGCGAGCGGGAGGACGGCACCAGCCTCGCCTCGCTGGTCGAGTGCCGGCTCGAGACCGGCCGCACGCACCAGATCCGCGTGCATATGGCCCATGTCGGCCACCCGCTGATCGGCGACCCGGAATATGGCGCCGCCTTCAAGACCAAGGCGAACCGGCTGCCCGACGAGGCCCGCATGGTGGTCGACGGTTTCCACCGGCAGGCGCTGCATGCCTTCCTGCTGCAGATCGAGCATCCGACGACGGGCGAGACCATGCATTTCGAGGCCCCGCCCCCGAAGGACCTGGAACAGCTGATCACGGCGCTGCGGGCGATCGACGACCCCGCCAGCCCTTGATTTTCCGGTAAAAGACACCACTTTAGCAGCGTGTCGCAAAGTCCATCCACCTTGCCCGCCTTCACGCAGCCGTGAAGCCCGCGGTGCCTTGAACCATTGTTTCGCCATACCTATCTGTATGATCAGTGGGGTCGCCATGACCCACGGGGAGCATGGTTGCTGACGGGGATCCGGTTTTCAGGATCAAGCTCCGTACCAAGGCTTGCCGGAATGGAAGCCGTCTCAGAAAGGGGTGCTGAATGGCCCGCAATACGCTGCCGTCGATCACGGCCGGAGAAGGTGGTCTCAACCGCTATCTCGATGAAATCCGCAAATTTCCAATGCTTGAGCCGCAGCAGGAATACATGCTGGCCAAGCGTTACCAGGAGCACGGCGACCGCAACGCCGCCCATCAGCTCGTCACGAGCCATCTTCGTCTCGTGGCGAAGATCGCCATGGGCTATCGCGGCTACGGCCTGCCGATCGGCGAAGTCGTCTCCGAGGGCAATGTCGGCCTGATGCAGGCCGTCAAGAAGTTCGACCCGGAGCGCGGCTTCCGCCTTGCGACCTATGCCATGTGGTGGATCAAGGCCTCGATCCAGGAATACATCCTGCGCTCGTGGTCTCTGGTGAAGATGGGCACGACCGCCAACCAGAAGCGGCTGTTCTTCAACCTGCGCCGCATGAAGGGCAAGATCCAGGCGATCGAGGATGGCGACCTGCGTCCCGACCAGGTCAAGGAGATCGCCACCAAGCTCAAGGTCTCGGAAGACGAAGTCGTCTCGATGAACCGCCGCCTTTCCGGCGACGCCTCGCTGAACGCGCCGATCAAGGCCGGCGAAGGCGAATCCGGCCAATGGCAGGACTGGCTCGTCGACGACCATGACAGCCAGGAGCAGACGCTGATCGAGCAGGACGAGCTGGATACGCGCCGCGCCATGCTGGCCCGCGCCATGAGCGTCCTGAACGATCGCGAACGCCGCATCTTCGAGGCCCGTCGCCTCGCCGAAGATCCGGTCACGCTGGAAGAGCTCTCCTCCGAGTTCGACATCAGCCGCGAGCGCGTGCGCCAGATCGAGGTGCGCGCCTTCGAGAAGGTGCAGGAAGCCGTACAGAAATATGCGGCCGAGCAGGCCCGCGCCGTGCGCGTCATCGAAGACGCCTGACCCGAACGTGACAACCCAGAAATGAAGAAGGCCCGGCAGCGATGCCGGGCCTTTCCTTTTGCCGGATGAACCCGGTCTATTGCGTGCCGGTGGTCGACCAGGCCTTCATCACCTTGTCGAAGGCTTCCGCGCCCGCCGTGCCCTTGTCGAGCGTCAACAGCGCGCGGCGGCCGTTGCGGTAGGTGATCGGAATGTCGATCCAGCTGCGGCTGCGCAGCAGTTCCGTGTTCTTGGTGATCGCTTCCGGGAAGTCGTTGAGCGCGATCATGTGGAAGTCGTCGGTGATCTTCGCCGGCACCGCGATCAGCGCATCGCCGCGGTCCTGCTCCGTCCGCTTCATCGCCACGCGCTGGACGCTCTCGATACCGCCGCCTTCGAAATTTTCCGGCAGCGAGAAGACGAGCTCGACGAGATGGCTGGCCGGCAGGGACTTGTCCGCGTTGCGGCGGAACGTCACCAGCGCCGTCAGGCCCTTCGACGGCACGTTGATCTGCGCGCGCACGACCGGTTCCGGCTTGGCGTCGCCACCCGGCGATTCCTCGGCGCTCGACCAGGCGACGGTTCCTTCGATGGCCGTCGGTGCCGTCTGCCCGAGACGCTCCTCGTAGAGGAACATTTTCTGGGCGACGCCGACGGTTCCCGCCTGATCGCCCGTCGCTGCCGGGGTCTGCGTGTCGGCCGTGGTGGCCGTGCCCGTGTCGGCCGGCGTCTGCGCCGCACCGTCCGTGCCGGCAGCCGGTGTCTGGCCAGCCGTGTCTCCGGTCGCCGCCGCGCCGTCTTCGGTCGCGACACCGGCCGTTTCCGTGGTCTGCGCCGCGACGGACTTTCCCTCTTCCGCCGCACCGCCGTCGAGTGCCGGCGCCGGGCCCTCGTCCACTTCGGTACCGTCCGTCAGGAGCCGCTGGGTGAACTTGCCGCTGCTGTTCTGCGTGGCGGAGGCGACTTCGGTGTTTCCGGCCGCGTCGTCCGTCGTCTCGGCGGTGTTGGAAGGCGTGGTGTTCGCCGGCAGGCTGCGCCCGCCTTCGGCCGTATCGCTCGTCTGCGACGTTTCGGCGGGTTTCTCTGTCGAGGGCGCGGTAAAGGACGCGATCTTCTCGTCGACCCAGCCGTTCACGGCGTCGCGGTTGATCCAGTATGCGGCACCGGCACCACCGACGATCGCAAGCAGCGCCACCGTGGCGGCGAGCGCGGCGAGGTTGAAGCGCGACTTGCGCGGCTCGGCACGGAACGAGCGCTGCGGCGCGCGGGCAGCCGTTTCCACGGCGGCAGACGGCACGGCGGCGGCAAAGCCGGGATCGGCCGCGGGCGTCGTTTCGGTGGAGACCTCTTCGGTCTTCGGCATGTAGCCGATCAGGTCGTCGAGGTCGTCCCAGTCGGACTTCTGCGCGCCCTGTTCCTGTGCGCCTTCCGTCTGGGACGGCTTGTCGTCCGGCCATTCCCAGGCGAGCGGATCGGCGGCTTCGACGGGAGCCGCGTTCCCGTTGCCGGCTGTGATGGTGGTGGCGGCCGCTTCGTTCCAATCCCACTCAGCTTCGGCGGGCGGCATGCGGGCTTCCGCCACCGGCTCGGCGTCGGAGGCTTCCTCGTCGTGAACCGGATAGACCACCGGTTCGGGCTCGACCACCTCGACCGTTTCGGCGCCCACCTCGGCGGTGATATCCGCCTCCGGCTCGTGCCAGGACGGGACGTAGTCGTCCGCCGGCGTGGCTTCCGCCTGCCAGGACGGCTCGACATGAGCCTCGACGGCAATCGGCTCCTCGTGGACGACCTGCTCTTCTGCAGTCGGTTCCGGTTCCGGCTCTAGCTCAGCCTCGGGCTCGGGCTCGGGCTCGGGCTCGGGAATGGTCTCGGCCACCGGCTCTTCGACAACCGCTTCCTCGGCGGCCGGCTCTTCGGCGGTCAATTCTTCGGGACGCTGCTCTGCGACGGGCTCGTCGGCCTGCTCGGGCTCGGGCTCCACAGGCTGATCTTCCGGCTCCGCGACGGCGACGGGTTCTTCCGTCGCCGGCTCGGCCTCGATGACCTCTTCCTGCATCACCTCTTCGACGGATTCGGGCGCGGGCTCATCGGCTGGAAGCGCCTCGGCATGGTCGCTCTCGACATCGACGATCGCCGCTTCGAGCTTGTCGAGCTGACGCTTCACGAGTTCATCGGAAGCGCGCGGGTTCATGGATTCGAGCTGCCGGCGGACGGCGCCGCGGGCCTTCTCGTAAACCTTCTGCCGCATCTCGGCATTGTTGTCCGAGAGGCCGTCCACGGCCCTCCGAATGACTGCTACAAAATCCGCCATCAGAACTTTCCGTCGTGTCCGCGCGCTATCTCATTGGAATACGTCACGGAACTGGTGTTGAGCTTGAGATTAGTCCTCAAACGGGTCTGTCACAAGTATGGTGTCGTCCCGTTCCGGGCTGGTCGAAAGCAGGGCGACCGGTGCGCCGATCAGCTCTTCGACCTGGCGGACATACTTGATCGCCTGGGCCGGCAGATCCGCCCAGCTACGCGCGCCGACCGTCGATTCCTTCCAGCCTTCGAGCGTGA
It includes:
- a CDS encoding DUF1134 domain-containing protein gives rise to the protein MGISNPAKMAFRIAAAVFVALLLALPARAQQSGSQYSMQEIVDAGHGFFGETSGGLAKLVERAFESYGLPNGYILGQEGSGAFVAGLTYGEGTLNTKNAGQHSIFWQGPSLGLDWGGQGSRTMMLVYNLPDVNSLYDRFGGVSGSAYVIAGLGMQVNVNRDIVLVPIRTGVGARLGINAGYLKLTREPTWNPF
- a CDS encoding TrmH family RNA methyltransferase, encoding MAADPVRIDDPGDPRIAGFVSIRERDLTGRDGLFIAEGTVVLRMLGEAGALGNGFAAEAILLLENRLAGVADVLASFPQTVPVYVASQAVFNAVAGFDMHRGVLALGRKPAAEIGATLLGRLPETSLVLAGCGLSNHDNVGSIFRNAAAFGADAVFLDETSCDPLYRKAVRVSVGSVLTVPFSRGLSAVVMLQGLAEAGFEIWGLSPRGDVPVASIPAARRIALVLGTEGEGLPEVILSSFRTARIPQRPGLDSLNVATASGIALYQIALAMERVG
- a CDS encoding RluA family pseudouridine synthase, giving the protein MTDPFKEAEATRKVLTAPEDAEGRIDAWLAAMLADDFSRSRIKAMIEEGAASVNGAVMTEPKRKVHPGDVIEITLPAPRDPEPQGEDIPLEVLYEDDDLIVLVKPAGLVVHPGAGNWTGTLVSALIHHCGTSLSGIGGVRRPGIVHRLDKETSGVMVVAKNDIAHRHLSDQFADHGRTGPLERAYQAIVWGRPRQLKGTIDAPLGRGTDRTKRAVKREDADDAREAITHYEVVERYGEREDGTSLASLVECRLETGRTHQIRVHMAHVGHPLIGDPEYGAAFKTKANRLPDEARMVVDGFHRQALHAFLLQIEHPTTGETMHFEAPPPKDLEQLITALRAIDDPASP
- the rpoH gene encoding RNA polymerase sigma factor RpoH, which translates into the protein MARNTLPSITAGEGGLNRYLDEIRKFPMLEPQQEYMLAKRYQEHGDRNAAHQLVTSHLRLVAKIAMGYRGYGLPIGEVVSEGNVGLMQAVKKFDPERGFRLATYAMWWIKASIQEYILRSWSLVKMGTTANQKRLFFNLRRMKGKIQAIEDGDLRPDQVKEIATKLKVSEDEVVSMNRRLSGDASLNAPIKAGEGESGQWQDWLVDDHDSQEQTLIEQDELDTRRAMLARAMSVLNDRERRIFEARRLAEDPVTLEELSSEFDISRERVRQIEVRAFEKVQEAVQKYAAEQARAVRVIEDA